One Myxococcus guangdongensis DNA segment encodes these proteins:
- a CDS encoding tetratricopeptide repeat protein — MSPSRLLVAVLLVALSGPQALAAAPTSRRPRVDREAMREAMDAAATDEGAFSSSASYTQYLRARLLHHAGDHRGAVDALRLALATDDGHPLLLTRLAEEYARLGDLDKAERELRRAVERSSAYYPAHVLLGRVLMESGRFTRARLHLRRAMALKPRDPEAYLVLAQLYLESGTPGEAVKVVESLARALPGEASGYRKLGLALAERGDTARAERLLSEAATRDPGDVEVLGTLAKLYEETGRPGRAEETLAKALEREPDSQEVLLAAGRSALKAGSPVRARAYFDRLLSLSGEPETAVRVAFSYLSEREPDAAVQVLESARSASDGEPRLAYYAGLVHERLRRFPEAAEAFASVPEGSDIYPDARVRQAKCLSLSGQHPRALTLLRAALQDAPDDLEVRAQYARALERGGTPARAESVLKEGLSRQQSAALYDALAATLQRQGRGEEALTLLREALARMPKDPALQYVMGAAFERQGDMVGAQARMRAVLEVEPDHAPALNFLGYLLAQSGRHLDEAERMVLRALELRPDNGAFLDSLGWVYFRRGDYPRAVEVLERASTLAPDEPVILEHLGDAYQRAARGPEAAGAWRRALEVLSLDPESAEPPGQREALERKLKALSTGAAGR; from the coding sequence GTGAGCCCCTCTCGCCTCCTCGTCGCCGTCCTGCTCGTCGCCTTGTCCGGGCCCCAGGCCCTGGCGGCGGCGCCCACGTCACGGCGTCCCCGCGTCGACCGGGAGGCCATGCGCGAGGCGATGGACGCGGCGGCCACGGACGAGGGGGCCTTCTCCTCGTCCGCCAGCTACACCCAGTACCTGCGGGCCCGGTTGCTCCACCACGCCGGAGACCACCGGGGCGCGGTGGATGCGCTGCGGCTGGCGCTGGCCACGGATGACGGCCACCCGCTGCTGCTCACCCGCCTGGCGGAGGAGTACGCCCGGCTGGGAGACCTGGACAAGGCGGAGCGGGAGCTGCGCCGCGCGGTGGAGCGCTCCTCGGCGTACTACCCCGCGCACGTGCTCCTGGGCCGCGTGCTCATGGAGTCGGGCCGCTTCACCCGCGCGCGCCTGCACCTGCGCCGCGCCATGGCCCTCAAGCCGCGCGACCCCGAGGCGTACCTGGTCCTCGCGCAGCTCTACCTGGAGTCCGGTACCCCCGGGGAGGCGGTGAAGGTGGTGGAGTCCCTGGCCCGTGCGTTGCCGGGCGAGGCCTCCGGCTACCGGAAGCTGGGGCTGGCCCTGGCCGAGCGCGGCGACACCGCCCGCGCGGAGCGGCTGCTCTCCGAGGCGGCCACGAGGGACCCGGGCGACGTGGAGGTGCTGGGCACGTTGGCGAAGCTGTACGAGGAGACGGGCCGCCCCGGGCGCGCCGAGGAGACGCTGGCCAAGGCGCTGGAGCGCGAGCCAGACAGTCAGGAGGTGCTCCTGGCGGCGGGGCGCTCCGCGCTGAAGGCGGGCTCGCCGGTGCGGGCGCGGGCGTACTTCGACCGGCTCCTGTCGCTGTCGGGTGAGCCCGAGACGGCGGTGCGGGTGGCCTTCAGCTACCTGTCCGAGCGTGAGCCGGACGCCGCCGTGCAGGTGCTGGAGTCCGCCCGGAGCGCGAGTGACGGCGAGCCCCGGCTGGCCTACTACGCGGGCCTGGTGCACGAGCGACTGCGGCGCTTCCCCGAGGCGGCGGAGGCCTTCGCTTCCGTGCCGGAGGGCTCGGACATCTACCCCGACGCCCGGGTGCGCCAGGCGAAGTGCCTGTCGCTGTCGGGACAGCACCCGCGCGCGCTGACACTCCTGCGCGCGGCGCTCCAGGACGCGCCCGACGACCTGGAGGTCCGCGCGCAGTACGCCCGGGCGCTGGAGCGGGGAGGCACGCCCGCGCGCGCCGAGTCCGTGCTGAAGGAAGGGCTGTCGCGGCAGCAGTCCGCGGCGCTCTACGACGCGCTGGCCGCCACGCTGCAGCGGCAGGGGCGGGGAGAAGAGGCGCTGACGCTGCTGCGAGAGGCTTTGGCTCGCATGCCGAAGGACCCGGCCCTCCAGTACGTGATGGGCGCGGCCTTCGAGCGTCAGGGCGACATGGTGGGCGCGCAGGCGCGCATGCGCGCGGTGCTGGAGGTGGAGCCGGACCACGCCCCCGCGCTCAACTTCCTGGGCTACCTGCTGGCGCAGAGCGGACGTCACCTGGACGAGGCCGAGCGGATGGTGCTGCGCGCGCTGGAGCTGCGGCCCGACAACGGCGCGTTCCTGGACTCGCTGGGGTGGGTCTACTTCCGGCGCGGGGACTACCCTCGCGCGGTGGAGGTGCTGGAGCGGGCCTCCACGCTGGCGCCGGACGAGCCCGTCATCCTCGAGCACCTGGGGGACGCCTATCAGCGCGCCGCCCGGGGCCCGGAGGCGGCGGGGGCCTGGCGCCGGGCGCTGGAGGTGTTGTCGCTGGACCCCGAGTCCGCCGAGCCCCCGGGCCAGCGCGAGGCCCTGGAGCGCAAGCTCAAGGCGCTATCCACGGGTGCGGCGGGCCGCTAA
- a CDS encoding ATP-binding protein, whose amino-acid sequence MQADQRGRVLVVAGKESGDALMERLTASGYHCAAAEKDSGLAELADSLQPEVVLLSVTAKRAAELLESLRRVERLQRLPVVVDLGKSRSAEAFKRLAVDDWIRGADEVVPRLEAALRAGRLKDREERVRLRMGMLLEITQAATSSLELEEILRIAVDKVGRVTGTDRCSVVLVEGSHARTGKVVATQEDPSLVQLDIEVARYPELRRALETREPVLIEEAQRDPLMAEVRTSLVPLGVKSILVQPLICQDDLLGALFLRVSRMDASFGRDEQEFTQAVAGVLANSIRNARLHTAVKKKREDLELAYVERYHELLEANRRLKELNRLKDEIIAVVSHDLRAPLQVLLGHGRLLLEGPLESQQKQSAEAMIRQGKKILGLVESLLEKGKGEAARLSIEPRVLDVAQLCRDAVNELEILAAERGVALRADCPDSLMLIGDEVKLHEVLQNLITNAIHHARDAGEVVVSTRRLGRPDGDAAKVCVQDDGVGIPQDELHLVFDRYRHGGKGTGLGLAICKEFVELHGGEIWAESPPEHGCLFVFTLPLAQEAPRNPRPVVAASSVSEQPRVLVVEDEPEIAAVLSEVLRSKYRVEVARDGAEGLARARAQRPDLVVMDVFLPKLDGLDAAMALKSSSDTAHIPVILLSAHQGVAEKVRSLNLGAVDYMSKPFNAVELLNRTDRALKLRQGEREQQERDRSQPSLQRRTGSDPATGLHDRRGLLLRLEQELARSRRYHRALSLAVLRPDRPVEPVPNNIADVMRKRVRHPDAISHLGAGVFVVVLPECNAEAARAVISRLMPDVEKATDTEYRSAVADVSQDSDPVEKLLEKLGAPPPEEA is encoded by the coding sequence ATGCAGGCGGATCAGCGGGGACGCGTGCTGGTGGTGGCCGGGAAGGAGTCCGGCGACGCCTTGATGGAGCGGCTGACCGCCAGCGGCTATCACTGCGCGGCGGCCGAGAAGGACTCCGGGCTGGCGGAGCTGGCGGACTCGCTGCAACCCGAGGTCGTGCTGCTGTCGGTGACGGCCAAGCGGGCCGCGGAGCTGCTGGAGTCCCTGCGTCGGGTGGAGCGGCTCCAGCGGTTGCCGGTGGTGGTGGACCTGGGCAAGTCGCGCTCGGCGGAGGCCTTCAAGCGCCTGGCGGTGGATGACTGGATTCGCGGCGCGGACGAGGTGGTACCCCGGCTGGAGGCCGCGCTCAGGGCGGGCCGGCTGAAGGATCGCGAGGAGCGCGTCCGGCTGCGGATGGGGATGCTGCTGGAGATCACCCAGGCGGCGACGAGCTCGCTGGAGCTGGAGGAGATCCTCCGCATCGCGGTGGACAAGGTGGGGCGCGTCACCGGGACGGACCGCTGCTCGGTGGTGCTGGTGGAGGGCAGCCACGCGCGCACGGGCAAGGTGGTGGCGACGCAGGAGGACCCCAGCCTGGTGCAGCTCGACATCGAGGTGGCGCGCTATCCGGAGCTGCGCCGCGCGCTGGAGACGCGCGAGCCGGTGCTCATCGAGGAGGCGCAGCGGGATCCGCTCATGGCGGAGGTGCGCACGTCCCTCGTGCCCCTGGGCGTGAAGTCCATCCTGGTGCAGCCGCTCATCTGCCAGGACGACCTGTTGGGCGCGCTGTTCCTGCGCGTGTCGCGCATGGACGCGTCCTTCGGCCGCGACGAGCAGGAGTTCACCCAGGCCGTGGCCGGCGTGCTGGCCAACTCCATCCGCAACGCGCGGCTGCACACCGCGGTGAAGAAGAAGCGCGAGGACCTGGAGCTGGCGTACGTCGAGCGCTACCACGAGCTGCTCGAGGCGAACCGCCGTCTCAAGGAGCTCAACCGCCTGAAGGATGAGATCATCGCGGTGGTGAGCCATGACCTGCGCGCGCCGCTCCAGGTGCTGCTGGGCCATGGCCGCCTGCTGCTGGAAGGGCCGCTGGAGTCGCAGCAGAAGCAGTCCGCGGAGGCGATGATCCGCCAGGGCAAGAAGATCCTCGGCCTGGTCGAGTCGCTGCTGGAGAAGGGCAAGGGCGAGGCGGCGCGGCTGTCCATCGAGCCGCGCGTGCTGGACGTGGCGCAGCTGTGCCGCGACGCCGTCAACGAGCTGGAGATCCTGGCGGCTGAGCGGGGCGTGGCCCTGCGCGCGGACTGCCCCGACAGCCTGATGCTCATCGGCGACGAGGTGAAGCTGCACGAGGTGCTGCAGAACCTCATCACCAACGCCATCCACCACGCGCGCGACGCGGGCGAGGTCGTCGTGTCCACGCGGCGGCTGGGCCGTCCGGACGGTGACGCGGCGAAGGTGTGTGTGCAGGACGACGGCGTGGGCATCCCCCAGGACGAGCTGCACCTGGTGTTCGACCGGTATCGTCACGGAGGCAAGGGGACGGGGCTGGGGCTCGCCATCTGCAAGGAGTTCGTGGAACTGCACGGCGGCGAAATCTGGGCGGAGAGCCCGCCGGAGCACGGGTGCCTCTTCGTCTTCACGCTGCCGCTCGCGCAGGAGGCGCCGCGCAATCCTCGGCCCGTGGTCGCCGCGTCGTCGGTGTCGGAGCAGCCGCGCGTGCTGGTGGTGGAGGACGAGCCCGAAATCGCCGCGGTGCTTTCGGAGGTCCTGCGCTCGAAGTACCGCGTGGAGGTGGCGCGCGACGGAGCGGAGGGCCTGGCCCGGGCGCGCGCGCAGCGGCCGGACCTGGTGGTCATGGACGTGTTCCTGCCCAAGCTGGACGGCCTGGACGCGGCCATGGCGCTCAAGTCGTCGTCCGACACGGCGCACATCCCGGTCATCCTGCTGTCCGCGCACCAGGGTGTCGCGGAGAAGGTCCGCTCGCTCAACCTGGGCGCGGTGGACTACATGAGCAAGCCGTTCAACGCGGTGGAACTCCTCAACCGCACGGACCGCGCGCTCAAGCTGCGCCAGGGTGAGCGCGAGCAGCAGGAGCGAGACCGCTCCCAGCCCTCGCTCCAGCGCCGCACCGGCAGCGACCCCGCAACGGGGCTGCATGACCGCCGCGGATTGCTGCTCCGCCTGGAGCAGGAGCTGGCCCGCAGCCGCCGCTACCACCGGGCCCTGAGCCTGGCGGTGCTGCGGCCCGACCGGCCCGTCGAGCCCGTCCCGAACAACATCGCGGACGTGATGCGCAAGCGGGTGCGCCACCCGGATGCCATCTCCCACCTGGGCGCCGGTGTCTTCGTCGTCGTCCTGCCCGAGTGCAACGCGGAGGCCGCTCGCGCCGTCATCAGCCGTTTGATGCCGGACGTGGAGAAGGCGACCGACACCGAGTACCGCTCGGCGGTGGCGGACGTGAGCCAGGACAGCGACCCGGTGGAGAAGCTGCTCGAGAAGCTGGGGGCGCCGCCTCCCGAGGAGGCCTGA
- a CDS encoding TlyA family RNA methyltransferase — MKPRKERVDVLVVERGLAESRTKAQALILAGQVVVDDQRVDKPGSLIPVEAELRLKGEVLPYVSRGGLKLKGAIDHFGLDVRGKVGADIGASTGGFTDCLLQHGAVRVHAIDVGYGQLHEKLRKDPRVRSRERVNARYLTEEDLPEKVGVVVIDVSFISLTQVLPSVLPFLEPGGVLAALVKPQFEVGPDRVGKGGVVRDPAARQDAIDTVTAFVREQGLTVRGVMDSPVPGPAGNVEALLVAERP, encoded by the coding sequence ATGAAGCCTCGCAAGGAGCGAGTGGACGTGCTGGTGGTGGAGCGCGGGCTCGCGGAGTCGCGCACCAAGGCCCAGGCGCTCATCCTCGCGGGCCAGGTCGTCGTGGATGACCAGCGCGTGGACAAGCCCGGCTCCCTCATCCCCGTGGAGGCGGAGCTGCGCCTCAAGGGCGAGGTGCTGCCGTACGTGTCGCGCGGCGGGCTCAAGCTCAAGGGCGCCATCGACCACTTCGGCCTCGACGTGCGTGGGAAGGTCGGCGCGGACATCGGCGCGAGCACGGGCGGCTTCACCGACTGCCTGCTCCAGCACGGCGCGGTGCGGGTGCACGCCATCGACGTGGGCTACGGCCAGCTCCACGAGAAGCTCCGCAAGGACCCGCGCGTTCGCTCACGTGAGCGCGTCAACGCGCGCTACCTGACGGAGGAGGACCTGCCCGAGAAGGTGGGCGTCGTCGTCATCGACGTCAGCTTCATCTCGCTCACCCAGGTGCTCCCCTCGGTGCTGCCCTTCCTGGAGCCGGGCGGCGTCCTGGCCGCGCTGGTGAAGCCTCAGTTCGAGGTGGGCCCGGACCGCGTCGGCAAGGGAGGCGTGGTGCGCGACCCCGCAGCGCGGCAGGACGCCATCGACACGGTGACGGCCTTCGTGCGCGAGCAGGGGCTCACCGTGCGGGGAGTCATGGACTCACCCGTGCCCGGTCCCGCGGGCAACGTGGAGGCGCTGCTCGTCGCCGAGCGGCCTTGA
- a CDS encoding 1-deoxy-D-xylulose-5-phosphate synthase, giving the protein MTAEVLTRIASPTDLRALPEAELPQLCTELREEIISICGRVGGHLGASLGAVELIVALHRVFHSPTDAILFDVGHQTYAHKLLTGRREQMHTLRQAGGVAPFLDPRESPHDALLAGHSCTAVSAALGVLEGRRMMGHRGHVVAVLGDGGLTGGLTFEGLNNAGGSHLPLVVVLNDNQMSISANVGAIPSLLRTRGARDFFQGLGFTYLGPVDGHDLGALTQALREARASMRPVVVHALTLKGKGFPPAEADAQTRGHAMGPYEWRDGKLVRSRGGHRTYSEALASALEDAMERDSRVVAVTPAMLEGSALNALKARFPDRVHDVGIAEQHAVTFCAGLAAAGARPVCCIYSTFLQRAYDQIIHDVCLPGLPVVFAVDRAGLVGADGATHQGTYDVSSLRPLPGLRLWSPVVGEDFAPMLETALSSPLPSVIRFPRGTLPALPPEVHVGESPVQGARWLVRAKQPELTLVTLGPLALAALEAARHEPRWNVLDARELSPLDEGALLEAASQGPLVVAEEGTVRGGLGSAVLELLAERGVSQRVRLVGMPDVFVPHGDARVQRAELGLDAEGLRRAGRALLEGT; this is encoded by the coding sequence TTGACGGCGGAGGTCCTGACCCGCATCGCCTCGCCGACGGACCTGCGAGCGCTTCCCGAAGCCGAGCTGCCCCAGCTGTGCACGGAGCTTCGGGAGGAGATCATCTCCATCTGTGGCCGCGTCGGTGGCCACCTGGGCGCGTCGCTGGGCGCGGTGGAGCTCATCGTCGCGCTGCACCGGGTCTTCCACTCGCCCACGGACGCGATTCTGTTCGACGTGGGGCACCAGACGTACGCGCACAAGCTGCTCACCGGGCGCCGGGAGCAGATGCACACGCTGCGGCAGGCCGGCGGCGTGGCGCCCTTCCTGGACCCGCGCGAGAGCCCTCATGACGCGCTCCTGGCGGGACACTCCTGCACCGCGGTGTCGGCGGCGCTGGGGGTGCTCGAGGGGCGGAGGATGATGGGGCACCGAGGCCACGTGGTGGCGGTGCTCGGGGATGGTGGGCTCACCGGCGGTTTGACGTTCGAGGGGCTCAACAACGCGGGAGGCAGTCACCTGCCGCTCGTCGTGGTGCTCAACGACAACCAGATGTCCATCAGCGCGAACGTGGGGGCGATTCCCTCGCTCCTGCGCACGCGCGGCGCGCGAGACTTCTTCCAGGGGCTGGGCTTCACGTACCTGGGGCCCGTGGATGGACATGACCTGGGCGCGTTGACCCAGGCGCTGCGCGAGGCGCGCGCGTCCATGCGGCCCGTGGTGGTGCACGCGCTGACGCTCAAGGGGAAGGGTTTCCCTCCGGCCGAAGCGGATGCCCAGACACGTGGGCACGCGATGGGGCCCTACGAGTGGCGCGACGGCAAGCTGGTGCGCTCTCGGGGAGGCCATCGCACGTACAGCGAGGCCCTGGCCTCGGCGCTGGAGGACGCGATGGAGCGTGACTCCCGCGTCGTCGCGGTGACACCCGCGATGTTGGAGGGCTCGGCGCTCAACGCGCTCAAGGCCCGCTTCCCGGACCGCGTGCACGACGTGGGCATCGCCGAGCAGCACGCGGTGACGTTCTGCGCGGGGCTCGCGGCCGCGGGCGCGCGTCCCGTGTGCTGCATCTACTCCACGTTCCTCCAGCGCGCGTACGACCAGATCATCCACGACGTGTGTCTGCCGGGTCTGCCCGTCGTCTTCGCGGTGGACCGCGCGGGGCTCGTCGGCGCGGACGGGGCCACGCACCAGGGCACCTACGACGTGTCCTCGCTGCGCCCGCTGCCGGGGCTCCGGCTGTGGTCCCCCGTGGTGGGGGAGGACTTCGCGCCCATGCTGGAGACCGCGCTGTCCTCGCCGCTGCCCTCCGTCATCCGCTTCCCCCGCGGCACGCTGCCGGCGCTGCCTCCCGAGGTGCACGTGGGCGAATCGCCGGTCCAGGGCGCCCGGTGGCTCGTGCGCGCGAAGCAGCCGGAGCTGACCTTGGTGACGCTGGGGCCGTTGGCGCTGGCAGCGCTCGAGGCGGCGCGACATGAGCCGCGATGGAACGTGCTCGACGCGCGGGAGCTGTCGCCGCTGGACGAGGGCGCGCTCCTGGAGGCCGCGAGTCAGGGCCCGCTGGTGGTGGCGGAGGAGGGCACGGTGCGCGGTGGGTTGGGGAGCGCGGTGTTGGAGCTGCTCGCCGAGAGAGGCGTGTCCCAGCGTGTGCGGCTCGTGGGCATGCCGGATGTGTTCGTTCCCCATGGAGATGCGCGGGTGCAGCGCGCGGAGCTGGGGCTGGACGCGGAGGGCTTGCGGCGCGCGGGCCGGGCGCTCCTGGAGGGGACATGA